AGGGCATGTTGCCTACGCCTCTACTTACACCGCCCCAAGCCCGCGCCCTGCTGGCCCTGCTGCTGACCGTCATCAGTTTCCTGGCCCTCTGGCCCATCACCGAGCAATTGCCCGGCACCGGGTGGGACAAGGCCAACCACTTGCTCGCCTTTGCCGCCTTAGGCGCCTGCAGCCGCTGGGCCTGGCCGCGCGCGCCCTGGCTCCTGCTGGCCCTGGCGCTACTGGCCTACGGTGGCCTGATCGAGCTGCTGCAGACCCAACTGCCGCCGCGCAGCGGTGAGTGGGTGGACCTGCTGGCCGATGGGCTGGGCGCCCTGCTCGGCCTGGGTTTGGCACAGCTTCAGAGACGACTTCAGCTGCGAGTGAGCGCCGGCAGGATCTGACCCGCACAGGGGCCGAAGCCAATGCGGCGCGCACCCGCGCGTTCGGCCCAGGCCTTGAGCTGCAGTTCGTCGCCGTCCTGCAAGAAAGTGCGACTCTCGCCGCCTTCGAGCGCGATGGCCTGACGCCCGCCCTGGGTCAGTTCCAGCAGCGAGCCGGCCTGCTCGGGCAAGGGTCCGGAGATGGTGCCGGTACCGAGAAGGTCGCCCGGCTGCAGATTGCAGCCATTGCTGGCGTGATGGGTCAGCAGTTGGGCTGCCGTCCAGTACATGTGCTTGGCATTGCTGTGCGCCAGGCGCTCGGCCGGCAACTGAGCGGCGCGTCGCGCGGCGGTACTCAGATGCACTTCCAGGTGCACGTCCAGCCCCCCGCCCACCTCATTGGCCGCGCTGCTGAGATAGGGCAGCGGCTGCGGGTCGTCGGCACTGCGCTCCAGCGGGCAACGGAAAGGTGCCAAGGCCTCCATCGTCACGATCCATGGGGAAACTGTGCTGCCGAAGTTCTTCGCTAGGAAGGGGCCGAGCGGCTGGTACTCCCAGGGTTGGATGTCACGCGCCGACCAGTCGTTGAACAGGCTGACACCAAACAGATGGTCCTCGGCCTGGTGGATGTCAATGGGTTCACCCAGCGCATTGCCCTGCGCCACCCACAGGCCCAATTCGAGCTCGTGGTCGACGCGTTGACTGGGGGCGAACTGCGGCTGCTCGTCGTTCGGCCCCTTGCGCTGGCCCCAGGGGCGGCGCAGGGGTGTGCCACTGACCACCACGCTGGACGCGCGGCCGTGGTAGCCAATCGGCACCCATTTGTAGTTGGGCAGCAAGGGGTTATCGGGGCGGAACAGCTTGCCCACCGTCACCGCGTGGTGGATGCCGGCATAGAAATCGGTGTAGTCGCCGATGCGTGCCGGCAGGCTGAACTCCAGGAGGCGAAGAGGTCGCAGCGCGGCTTCCAAGCTTGCCTGCTGCGGGCTGCCGGCACGCAGGGCCTCAAACAGCGCATGGCGCAGGGCCAGGCGCGCCGCCTTGGGCTGGGCCATGAAGGCGTTCAGATCGCCGCGCGCCAGCGGCTCCAGCAACACCTGGATGGCACTGCTCCAGCGTCCGCGCTGGGCCGCGAGGGCCAGGTCCAGGGCCTGGTCACCGATTCCGACGACGATGCGCCAGTCCTGATGGCTGCCGGCCGAGCGCGCGCGCGCATAGGGCAGGTTTTGCAGCGGGAAGTCGCTGCCGTCGGCATTGGCGCTGGTGACCCAGCTTTGGGCGGCGGGGTCGTGGGTGAAATCCAGGGCGTTCATGGCTTGCTCGCGTCGAAATGGTCGGCCAGGCCGACCCAGCATTGGTCGTAGGTGGTTTCCAGCGGCGCCTCGTGCAGGGCAAACGGCGTGGGGCGCAGGCGCATCCGGGTCTCGAACATGAAGGCCAGGGTGTGGTCCAGCTTGTGCGGTTGCAGCGCCGCGCTGCTGGCGCCGGCAAAGGCCTCGGTATCCGGCCCGTGGGGCACGAAGGCGTTGTGCAGGCTGGCGCCGCCAGGCTTGAAGCCCTCGGGCTTGGCGTCGTACTGGCCATAGACCAGGCCCATGAACTCGCTCATCACATTGCGGTGGTACCAGGGCGGGCGGAAGGTGTCTTCAGCCACCATCCAGCGCGGCGGGAAGATCACGAAGTCGCAATTGGCCCAGCCCGGGGTGTCGCTGGGCGAGGTCAGCACCGTGAAGATGCTGGGGTCGGCGTGATCAAAACTGACGGTGTTGATCGTCATGAAGCGCCGGGTGTCGTACTTGTAGGGGCACAGATTGCCGTGCCAAGCCACCACATCGAAGGGACTGCGCGGCTGGGTGCAACGCCACAGGCGGTTGTCCTGCTTCTTGATCAGCTCGTAGGGCCGGTTTTGTGCTTCGTCGGTCTCGAAGGCGGCCACCGGGGCCAGAAAGTCGCGCGGGTTGGCCAGACCGTTGGAGCCAATCGGGCCCAGTTCGGGCAGGCGAAACGCGGCGCCATGGTTCTCGCACACATAGCCGCGCACCGGACCTTCCACTTCCACCTTGAAGCTCAGACCGCGCGGAATGACCACAATCTCTCCCGGCTCCACGCGCAGGCAGCCCAGTTCGGTGCGCAGATTCAAGGCGCCCTGCTGCGGCACGATCAGCATTTCGCCATCGGCATTCATCAGCGCGCGGTCGCCCATCGAACGGTCGGCTACATAGAGGTGCACGGCGATGCCCAGGCCGGCATCCGGATCCCCATTGACGGCATAGCTGCACAGGCCATCGACAAAGTCGCGCCCCGGCTGACCCCAGGGCAGCGGGCCCCAGCGCAAGGGCTCGGGCGCACTGGGCTCCACCTGGGCGGTCCCGCTCAGCCAAAGCGGCTGCTCGTAGGGCGTGTAGCGAGCTGTCACAACGGAGGGTTGGCGTCGGTACATCCAGGTGCGCAGATTGCCGGCCCGCGGCGCCGTAAACGCCGCCCCCGACAACAACTCGGCATACAGCCCATAGGGACAGCGCTGCGGGCTGTTGCGCCCCACCGGCAAGGCACCCGGCAGGGCCTCAGTGGCGTGCTGGTTGCCGAAACCACTCAAGTAGCTGAAGGAATCCATGAACTTCGGGGGCGCCAAGAGCGCCACAGGCGGAAGGAGCGGGAATTCTGCCATTGCAAATAAATTCGTCTATATAGAATTTGGCCATGAGCGAAAAGCAAGCCGGCGGTCGCGGCATTCAGAGCATCGAGGTGGGGGGCGCGCTATTGCAAGCCCTGGCGGCCGCCGGACGGCCGCTGGCCCTCAAGGATCTGGCGTTGGCGGCCGGCATGACGGCGGCCAAGGCCCACCCCTACCTGGTCAGCTTTTCGCGCCTGGGCCTGGTGGAGCAAACCAGCGAAGGCGCACCCTATGCCCTAGGGCCCTTTGCGCGCAGCCTGGGTTTGATCAGCTTGCAGCAGGATGCCCCGCTACAGCGCGCCAGTGCCGAACTGGCGGGCCTGGCCCAGGCTCTGGACATGACCGTCGGCCTGGCGACCTGGACCGAGCAAGGCCCCATCGTGCTGCGCGTGGCCGAGCCGCCGGGGCCGGTGCACCTCAGCCTCAAGCTGGGAGCGGTGTTGAGCCTGAGTCAGAGCGCCAGCGGGCAGGTGTTGTCGGCCGCCATTGGCTGGGATGGGGTGGCGGCGTTGTGGCAGCGGGCCGAGCCGACGCTGACCGAGGCCGAAGTGAAGGCACGCCTGGCGGCCGTACGCCGGCAAGGCTGGGCGCGCAGCGATGAGAGTCTGGTGCCGGGCGTCAGCGCGCTGGCCGTCGCCCTGGGCACGCTGGGCGCTACCCCGCTGCGCCTGGCCTTTGTGGCGCTGGCTCCACGGGAGTGGATGGATGCCCGCCTGCCCGGGGTGGTGCAGGCCTTGCAACAGGCGGCGCAACGTTGCGCGCCGGCTGCCTCATAAGCAGAGGCTGAATCAGCCGCGCAGGGCCAATTGGCGCAGCAGGTCCGGCTCTTCGTCGGGTCCGTAGACCAAGGGATAGATGCACCGCACCTTGGAGGCCAACTCGGGCCGGCCGCCGTACAGCTCGACCTGGTCCTGCACTTCCTCAAGGTCCAGCATCATCAGCACGGCCGGCGCATTCACATGGGGATTGATGCGCTCGCCCGAGAGCACCTTGGCGCCCAGCATGCGGCGGTAGAAGGGCACATGACGCGGGTGCACTTCAAACACCAGCGCTTCGGCCCCCGAGAGACGGTAGGCCACCATATGGGCCTGGTGGAACAGACGGGCCAGCACCTGCTTCGATTCGGTGCCACCCTCCACGGCAAGGCGCGTGAACTCGCACAGGCGCAGACCGCGGTCGCGCAGGGCTTGCATCTCGTCGGGGAACACGGTGTCGGCCGACAGACCCAACACGCCATCCATGCGCACCGAAAGGGTGCCGACCAACTCGCCGTTCTCGTGCACCTGCAGGGTGCTCAGGCCGGCATCGCCGCGATAGCCCTGCGGCTTGACGCGCAATCCGCGTTGACCGTAGCGCCGGCCAACCAGGGCCTGACTGGTGCGCCAGCTGGCCAGCGAGCGCACCCGCTCCACGCTGTAACCCGAAGCGGCCGATGAGCGCGGCTCCGGCGACAGACCCGCAAAGCCCGAGGCCGCCCACTGGCTGGCTTCGAACCCGGAACCCATGCTTTCGACAAACGATTCGCTCATCACACCCTCTTCAGGAATCCCCCCCAAACTGGGGGGAGGGGGCGCAATATAGCGGTCGGTCCTTGAAAAAGGGATGACAACTCACTAGGGCTTACACCTGAAACAACAAACCATTACAAGTGCAGGCCCGAGCGAATCAAAGAACTCGAAACAGCTTGTTACTTGCCAATACGTTTCGCAGCAAGACGGCGCATATTGCCCATCGACATGCGATGCATTTCGATCACTTGCAACACGCCACGACGGTGCCAGTCCAGCACCACCTTGTCGTCCAGCTTGGCGAACTTCTCTTCGTTAACGGCCAGGAAACCCTCGACTTCGATCTTTTCGCCATTGGGCAGCTGGGCCTCGAAGCGCATGCCTTCCAGGATGTCGGCTTCGTCCAGCATCTCGCACAGCGCGCGGGTGCGCTGGGTCTCGGCTTCGTAGTTGTCCAGGAACTGCAGGGCCGACTTGGTGAACTCGGTGGGCTCGCCCTTGTCGTCGAACAGGGCCTCGCCCTCGGTGGTCGAGAAACCTTCCCACTGCTCGTCCATGCAGACGGCGACCTGATCACCGCCGTCCACACCGGCCATGGCGAAGGGGTAGCGACGCACATAAGCGGGGGCGTACTCGGCGTCCCACTGGCCGTCGGCCTTCAGGAACAGGTTCTCGCCCTGCTTCAGGCCCAGCACGGCCAGAGGCATCAGGGGGGCGGGCTTGCCGTCCTTGCCCTCTCCGGCACGCACGAACACGATGGGGTATTCGCGGCAGCTGTCAGCAAACTCGATGACATTCAGGAACACCGAGTTCAGTTCCGCGGCCTGCTTCAGGCCGCCCACATCGCTGCGCACGCGCAGATTGCGGTGTTGCACACGGTCCAGAGCGACCAGGCTGCGGTACATGGGGGGGAATTTCATGGGGTACTTTCAAAGAGATGAATGCCGATGGGGCTGGGCGCCCCGGCTTGAGGTCAGGAAAGGCGTGTCACCAGCACCTTGTCCACACGCTTGCCGTCGAGGTCCACGACCTCGAAACGCCAGCCCTCCCACTCCACCGCGTCGGCTGTGCGCGGCAGGCGGCCCAGCAGCAGCATGATCATGCCGGCCAGGGTGTTGTAGCGCCCGCGCTCTTCCTCGGGCAGTTCCTTCAATTCCAAACGGTCCTTGAGCTCCGGCGCCGGAATCAGGCCATCGATCAACCAACTGCCGTCGCCACGCGGCGTGGCCCAGGCCTCGCCGTCCGAGGGCGCATTGAACTCGCCGGCAATGGCCTCCAGCAGGTCACGCAGCGCGATCACGCCCTGCACCTCGCCGTACTCGTCCACCACAAAGACCAAGGGCGCGTCGCTGGCGCGGAATTGTTCCAGCAGTTCCATGCCGGACAGGGTCTCAGGCACAAAGACCGGCGGCACCACGCTGCCCACCAGATCCAAGGCTTCCCCTGAGAGCGCGCGCGCCAGCAGGTCTTGCGCCGACACCAAGCCCAGCACATCCGACAGATCGCCGCGGCACACCGGGTAGCGGCTGTAACCATGCTCCCGCAGCACCGCCAACACCTCGGCGGGGCTGGCCTCGGCGTCCAGCCAGGCAATTTCGGCGCGCGGAATCATCATCGAACCGGCCTGGCGCTCATCCAGCCGGAACACATTGCGCACCATCTGGTGTTCGCTCTCTTCAATCACCCCGGCGTCCAGACCCTCTTCCAAACTGGCCGCAATCTCTTCGGTGGTGACGCTGCGCTGCCCCATGTCCTTCAGGCCCAGCATGCGCAGCGTGGCCTCGGTGCAAAAGGACAGCAGGCGCACAAAGGGGCGGGTCAGGGCCGAGATCAAGTCCATCGGCGGCGCCACCCGGCGCGCGATCAACTCCGGATACAGCTGACCCAGGCGCTTGGGCACCAATTCGCCAAACACGATGGTGACAAAGGTGATGCACACCACCACCAGGCCGGTGGCGCTCAGGTTTGCGGCCTTCTCGCCCAGCGAGAACTGATGCTCCAGCCAGGTGGAGAGCGGCCCGGCAAACGCGGCCTCACCGACGATGCCATTCAGCACCCCGATGGAGGTGATGCCGATCTGGATGGTGGAGAGGAATTTGGTCGGGTTATCGTGCAGCGCCAGGGCCGCCGCGGCGCCCGACTCTCCGGCTTCCACCAGCACCTGCAGGCGGGCCTTGCGGCTGGCCGTCAGGGCCATTTCCGACATCGCAAACCAGCCGTTGAGCAGAATCAAAAACAGTAAAAGCGCGGTATCCATTCAGCCAAGCGCAGCGCGCCTAAATAACGAAGCGCCGGCAGGCGGCGCGCGCGGCATTGTCTCAGCCCGCTCAAGCCGCGCCGCCTGCGGGTTCTCCCGCCCCCAGTGAGTGCAGGGCCGCCCCGAGCTCACTGCCCCCTCGGGGGGCGCTGACAATGCGCCCCTATGCACTGGTTGATTGGTGATTTACAAGGCTGCGACGGCGCCCTGGGCCGACTGCTCGACCAGATCGGCTACTCGCCCTCTCGCGACCGCATCTGGCTGCTCGGCGATCTGGTCAGCCGCGGCCCCGACTCTCTTGCCACCCTGCGCCGCGCCGCCGCCCAGGGCTTCGACGCCGTGTTGGGCAACCACGACCTGCACCTGCTGGCCGTGGCTGCCGGCGTGCGCAAGGCCAAGAAGAGCGAGCACCTGGACGCTCTGCTGCAGGCACCCGACCGCGATGAACTGCTGGGCTGGCTGCGCCAACGCCCCCTGGTGGCCGAGGCAGAGGGCTGGCTGCTGGTGCACGCCGGGCTGCTGCCGCCCTGGCGCGCCGCCGATGCGCTGGGCCACTCGGCCGAGGTGCAAGCCCTGCTGGCCGACCCGCAAGCACTGCAAGACTTCTGGCCGCAGATGTACGGCAACCACCCCGACCGCTGGGAGCCCAGTCTGCAGGGCGTGGACCGCCTGCGCCTGATCATCAACACCTGCACCCGGCTGCGCTTTGTCCATGCCGATGGCCGCATGGACTTCGAACTCAAGGACGGCGCCGATACCGCCCCTCCTGGGCTGATGCCGTGGTTCGAACACCCCGAGCGCCAAAGCCTGGGGCAACCCATCGCCTTCGGCCATTGGTCCACCCTGGGATTGATGAACCGGCCGGACCTGCTGGCACTGGACACCGGCTGCGTCTGGGGTGGCTGCCTGAGCGCCGCCCGCATCGACGGCGGACGGCGCGAGATCGTGCAGGTGCGCTGCGAGCAAGTTCAAAAGCTCGGCGCATGAGTGACAATGCGCGCCCTTCGCGGAGGCTTGGGGGAGTGGTTTAACCCAGCAGTCTTGCTCAAGCTCCGCGAGGAGCTTGCGCCGAAGGGCGGCTTGCAGCGCAAGCTGACCGTAGGCAAAACTGCCGCAGCAGTTCAATCATCTGCGGAGGCTTGGGGGAGTGGTTTAACCCAGCAGTCTTGCTCAAGCTCCGCGAGGAGCTTGCGCCGAAGGGCGGCTTGCACCGCAAGCTGACCGTAGGCAAAACTGCCGCAGCAGTTCAATCATCTGCGGAGGCTTGGGGGAGTGGTTTAACCCAGCAGTCTTGAAAACTGCCGGCTCGCAAGGGCCCGTGAGTTCGAATCTCACAGCCTCCGCCAACTGAGTTCGGCAAAGACCGCGCAGCGGGCTTGGACGCGACGCCTGTCGCGGCAATCTCACAGCCTCCGCCAAACAGCCTTCGAACAGAGCTGTCCGACGGCCTCAGCGCCCCACTCTTTCCCTCACCCACCCCAGCGCTGCCGCAAACGGCAGCGCGGATCGCGGCCGATAGGCGCTACGCCACAGGCCGCCGTGGCAGGCTTGATCCATGATCAGTTCATAGGGGTGCGCCAGGGCGATCTGCGGATCGCTCGGGGCGCGGTCGGTGCGCAGGTCATGCACCCACAGGGCGGCCATCAGCGCGTTCGTGGTCTCGGGCTGGAAGACTTCGATGCCAAAGGCCGAGGCGCCAGCAAAGCCGGCCGCCAGCGCCGGGTTCTTGACCACCGAACCGGTGGTGGTGCTTGGCGCCACGTTCAGACTGACCCGGTGCCCATGCGAACGCGCCCACAGCGCCCGCCACTGCTGCAGACGTTTGGCCAACGCGTAGTTCGGGCCCTGCTCCAGGATCAGGCTGTCCGCCACGCCATAGCGCCGCCCCTGCGGCCCGGCCAGCAACTGGCCCACATTGGCATGGAAGAAGCGCTCGCCCGCGGCCAGGCGCAGGGGCGACTGCAGGCCGCGCGACAACAGCGGCCTCTGCCCATAGGCGGCCTGGGCGGCCAGCGCCGCTTCTTCAGGGACGGCATAGACATCGGTGGGCGTGGCCAGATAGGCCAGGCTGCTGGCGGGCTGGGCGCTGAGCAACTGCGAGGCCACCATGTCCATCGCCAGCGAAAGACGCACATGGC
Above is a window of Inhella inkyongensis DNA encoding:
- a CDS encoding symmetrical bis(5'-nucleosyl)-tetraphosphatase, whose amino-acid sequence is MHWLIGDLQGCDGALGRLLDQIGYSPSRDRIWLLGDLVSRGPDSLATLRRAAAQGFDAVLGNHDLHLLAVAAGVRKAKKSEHLDALLQAPDRDELLGWLRQRPLVAEAEGWLLVHAGLLPPWRAADALGHSAEVQALLADPQALQDFWPQMYGNHPDRWEPSLQGVDRLRLIINTCTRLRFVHADGRMDFELKDGADTAPPGLMPWFEHPERQSLGQPIAFGHWSTLGLMNRPDLLALDTGCVWGGCLSAARIDGGRREIVQVRCEQVQKLGA
- the fahA gene encoding fumarylacetoacetase; the protein is MNALDFTHDPAAQSWVTSANADGSDFPLQNLPYARARSAGSHQDWRIVVGIGDQALDLALAAQRGRWSSAIQVLLEPLARGDLNAFMAQPKAARLALRHALFEALRAGSPQQASLEAALRPLRLLEFSLPARIGDYTDFYAGIHHAVTVGKLFRPDNPLLPNYKWVPIGYHGRASSVVVSGTPLRRPWGQRKGPNDEQPQFAPSQRVDHELELGLWVAQGNALGEPIDIHQAEDHLFGVSLFNDWSARDIQPWEYQPLGPFLAKNFGSTVSPWIVTMEALAPFRCPLERSADDPQPLPYLSSAANEVGGGLDVHLEVHLSTAARRAAQLPAERLAHSNAKHMYWTAAQLLTHHASNGCNLQPGDLLGTGTISGPLPEQAGSLLELTQGGRQAIALEGGESRTFLQDGDELQLKAWAERAGARRIGFGPCAGQILPALTRS
- a CDS encoding N-acyl amino acid synthase FeeM domain-containing protein codes for the protein MSESFVESMGSGFEASQWAASGFAGLSPEPRSSAASGYSVERVRSLASWRTSQALVGRRYGQRGLRVKPQGYRGDAGLSTLQVHENGELVGTLSVRMDGVLGLSADTVFPDEMQALRDRGLRLCEFTRLAVEGGTESKQVLARLFHQAHMVAYRLSGAEALVFEVHPRHVPFYRRMLGAKVLSGERINPHVNAPAVLMMLDLEEVQDQVELYGGRPELASKVRCIYPLVYGPDEEPDLLRQLALRG
- a CDS encoding IclR family transcriptional regulator, giving the protein MSEKQAGGRGIQSIEVGGALLQALAAAGRPLALKDLALAAGMTAAKAHPYLVSFSRLGLVEQTSEGAPYALGPFARSLGLISLQQDAPLQRASAELAGLAQALDMTVGLATWTEQGPIVLRVAEPPGPVHLSLKLGAVLSLSQSASGQVLSAAIGWDGVAALWQRAEPTLTEAEVKARLAAVRRQGWARSDESLVPGVSALAVALGTLGATPLRLAFVALAPREWMDARLPGVVQALQQAAQRCAPAAS
- a CDS encoding SapC family protein; the protein is MKFPPMYRSLVALDRVQHRNLRVRSDVGGLKQAAELNSVFLNVIEFADSCREYPIVFVRAGEGKDGKPAPLMPLAVLGLKQGENLFLKADGQWDAEYAPAYVRRYPFAMAGVDGGDQVAVCMDEQWEGFSTTEGEALFDDKGEPTEFTKSALQFLDNYEAETQRTRALCEMLDEADILEGMRFEAQLPNGEKIEVEGFLAVNEEKFAKLDDKVVLDWHRRGVLQVIEMHRMSMGNMRRLAAKRIGK
- the hmgA gene encoding homogentisate 1,2-dioxygenase encodes the protein MDSFSYLSGFGNQHATEALPGALPVGRNSPQRCPYGLYAELLSGAAFTAPRAGNLRTWMYRRQPSVVTARYTPYEQPLWLSGTAQVEPSAPEPLRWGPLPWGQPGRDFVDGLCSYAVNGDPDAGLGIAVHLYVADRSMGDRALMNADGEMLIVPQQGALNLRTELGCLRVEPGEIVVIPRGLSFKVEVEGPVRGYVCENHGAAFRLPELGPIGSNGLANPRDFLAPVAAFETDEAQNRPYELIKKQDNRLWRCTQPRSPFDVVAWHGNLCPYKYDTRRFMTINTVSFDHADPSIFTVLTSPSDTPGWANCDFVIFPPRWMVAEDTFRPPWYHRNVMSEFMGLVYGQYDAKPEGFKPGGASLHNAFVPHGPDTEAFAGASSAALQPHKLDHTLAFMFETRMRLRPTPFALHEAPLETTYDQCWVGLADHFDASKP
- a CDS encoding VanZ family protein, with translation MLPTPLLTPPQARALLALLLTVISFLALWPITEQLPGTGWDKANHLLAFAALGACSRWAWPRAPWLLLALALLAYGGLIELLQTQLPPRSGEWVDLLADGLGALLGLGLAQLQRRLQLRVSAGRI
- a CDS encoding hemolysin family protein — its product is MDTALLLFLILLNGWFAMSEMALTASRKARLQVLVEAGESGAAAALALHDNPTKFLSTIQIGITSIGVLNGIVGEAAFAGPLSTWLEHQFSLGEKAANLSATGLVVVCITFVTIVFGELVPKRLGQLYPELIARRVAPPMDLISALTRPFVRLLSFCTEATLRMLGLKDMGQRSVTTEEIAASLEEGLDAGVIEESEHQMVRNVFRLDERQAGSMMIPRAEIAWLDAEASPAEVLAVLREHGYSRYPVCRGDLSDVLGLVSAQDLLARALSGEALDLVGSVVPPVFVPETLSGMELLEQFRASDAPLVFVVDEYGEVQGVIALRDLLEAIAGEFNAPSDGEAWATPRGDGSWLIDGLIPAPELKDRLELKELPEEERGRYNTLAGMIMLLLGRLPRTADAVEWEGWRFEVVDLDGKRVDKVLVTRLS